Proteins co-encoded in one Prescottella sp. R16 genomic window:
- a CDS encoding transglycosylase domain-containing protein, which yields MVRRTVLAAVALGVIVPLLAFMVSYVAADVPRPGDMKTNQVATILASDGTTEITRVVPPEGNRTEVTIDQIPLHVRNAVLAAEDRNFYSNPGFSVTGFGRAARDNLLGRDSAGGGSTITQQYVKNAMVGSERSLTRKMKELVISSKMAKQWSKDEILAAYLNTIYFGRGAYGIAAASQAYFGKPVEQLTVSEGALLAAIIQQPSGLDPEFNATGAETRWNYVLDGMVDTGTLAATDRAAAQFPPTIPSSEVDYGNSGGPEGLIKRQVLQELSAAGISDQDLNTEGLQITTTIDPQAQQAAESSVEKYMEGEPSELRTAVVSVDPHTGAVRAYYGGTDGTGYDFANAGLQTGSSFKVFGLAAALDQGIPLSQMYDSGPLTINGISIGNVAGESCGTCTIAEALKRSLNTSFYRMMLQMDNGPQAIADLAHEAGIPKEIPGVGASLTEPDGSGPNNGIVLGQYQSRPLDMASAYATLAASGVYHEPYFVQKVVTSDGTILLDRGTPNGEKRLDAAVADNTTAAMVPIAAYSNGHNLAGGRPSASKTGTAQLGDTGKNKDAWMVGYTPSLSTAVWVGTEQGLPLENSWGGMIYGSGLPSDIWKGTMDGALKGTDVEKFPTPDPIAGVSGVPAYTAPAPPKTSAPSTSAPSSTTSEPIRITTSNVEILPGVTIPIPGIAPGRTTETSEPESTDTTDESTTDPLVPEGGAAARGLQRPVPVG from the coding sequence ATCGTCCGCCGCACCGTCCTCGCGGCGGTCGCGCTCGGCGTGATCGTGCCGCTGCTGGCGTTCATGGTCTCCTACGTAGCCGCGGACGTTCCGCGCCCCGGCGACATGAAGACCAACCAGGTCGCCACCATCCTCGCGTCCGACGGGACGACGGAGATCACCCGGGTCGTGCCGCCGGAAGGCAACCGCACCGAGGTCACGATCGACCAGATCCCGCTGCACGTGCGCAACGCCGTACTCGCCGCCGAGGACCGCAACTTCTACTCGAATCCGGGCTTCTCGGTGACCGGGTTCGGTCGTGCCGCGCGTGACAACCTGCTCGGCCGCGACAGCGCCGGCGGTGGCTCCACCATCACCCAGCAGTACGTCAAGAACGCGATGGTCGGCTCCGAACGCTCCCTCACCCGCAAGATGAAGGAGCTGGTGATCTCGTCGAAGATGGCCAAGCAGTGGTCCAAGGACGAGATCCTCGCCGCCTACCTCAACACCATCTACTTCGGACGCGGCGCATACGGTATCGCCGCCGCCTCGCAGGCCTACTTCGGTAAGCCGGTCGAACAGTTGACCGTCTCCGAGGGCGCCCTGCTGGCCGCGATCATCCAGCAGCCGTCCGGCCTGGACCCCGAGTTCAACGCCACCGGCGCCGAAACCCGCTGGAACTACGTCCTCGACGGCATGGTCGACACCGGCACCCTCGCCGCCACCGACCGGGCCGCCGCGCAGTTCCCGCCGACCATCCCCAGCTCCGAGGTCGACTACGGCAACAGCGGGGGACCCGAGGGCCTGATCAAGCGCCAGGTTCTGCAGGAACTGTCGGCGGCCGGTATCAGCGACCAGGACCTCAACACCGAGGGCCTGCAGATCACCACCACCATCGACCCGCAGGCGCAGCAGGCCGCCGAGAGCTCGGTGGAGAAGTACATGGAGGGCGAGCCGTCCGAGCTGCGTACCGCCGTGGTCTCCGTCGACCCGCACACCGGTGCCGTCCGCGCCTACTACGGCGGTACCGACGGCACCGGCTACGACTTCGCCAACGCCGGCCTGCAGACCGGATCGTCGTTCAAGGTGTTCGGTCTCGCCGCGGCCCTCGACCAGGGCATCCCGCTGTCGCAGATGTACGACAGCGGCCCGCTCACCATCAACGGCATCTCGATCGGCAACGTCGCCGGCGAATCCTGCGGCACCTGCACCATCGCCGAGGCACTCAAGCGGTCGCTCAACACCAGCTTCTACCGGATGATGCTGCAGATGGACAACGGTCCGCAGGCCATCGCCGACCTGGCGCACGAGGCCGGCATCCCCAAGGAGATCCCGGGCGTCGGGGCGTCCCTCACCGAACCGGACGGCAGCGGTCCCAACAACGGCATCGTGCTGGGCCAGTACCAGTCGCGTCCGCTCGACATGGCGTCCGCGTACGCGACACTCGCCGCGTCCGGCGTCTACCACGAGCCGTACTTCGTGCAGAAGGTCGTGACCTCCGACGGCACGATCCTCCTCGACCGCGGAACCCCGAACGGGGAGAAGCGCCTCGACGCCGCCGTCGCCGACAACACGACGGCCGCGATGGTCCCGATCGCCGCATACTCCAACGGCCACAACCTGGCCGGTGGACGCCCGTCGGCGTCGAAGACCGGTACCGCGCAGCTCGGTGATACCGGCAAGAACAAGGACGCCTGGATGGTCGGCTACACGCCGTCGCTGTCGACGGCCGTGTGGGTGGGTACCGAGCAGGGGCTGCCGCTCGAGAACAGCTGGGGCGGCATGATCTACGGCTCGGGTCTGCCGTCGGACATCTGGAAGGGCACGATGGACGGCGCGCTGAAGGGCACCGACGTCGAGAAGTTCCCGACCCCGGACCCGATCGCCGGTGTCTCGGGTGTCCCCGCCTACACCGCACCGGCACCGCCGAAGACGTCGGCGCCGTCCACGTCGGCGCCGTCCTCGACGACGTCCGAGCCGATCCGGATCACCACGAGCAACGTGGAGATCCTGCCGGGCGTGACGATCCCGATCCCGGGCATCGCGCCGGGCCGCACCACCGAGACGTCGGAGCCGGAGTCCACCGACACCACCGACGAGTCGACGACGGATCCGCTGGTGCCCGAGGGCGGCGCGGCGGCACGCGGACTGCAGCGTCCCGTCCCCGTCGGGTAG
- a CDS encoding DUF5318 domain-containing protein, with protein MRIQRQVVDYALQRRSLLAEVYSGRTGVSEVCDASPYLLRAAKFHGRGSEVMCPVCRKEELTLVSWVFGDKLGPVSGSARTPEELVRLAATEEEFSVHVVEVCRTCSWNHLVQSYVLGAVPAPKQPRRSSSRSPRRRTASE; from the coding sequence GTGCGGATACAGCGGCAGGTCGTGGACTACGCGCTGCAGCGACGGTCCCTGCTCGCCGAGGTCTACTCGGGGCGGACCGGCGTCAGCGAGGTCTGCGACGCGAGCCCGTACCTGCTGCGCGCGGCCAAGTTCCACGGCCGTGGCAGCGAGGTGATGTGCCCGGTCTGCCGCAAGGAAGAACTGACCCTCGTGTCCTGGGTGTTCGGCGACAAACTGGGCCCCGTCTCGGGCTCGGCCCGGACACCCGAGGAACTCGTCCGGCTGGCCGCGACCGAGGAAGAGTTCTCGGTGCACGTGGTCGAGGTGTGCCGCACATGCAGCTGGAACCACCTGGTCCAGTCCTACGTACTCGGTGCGGTCCCCGCGCCGAAGCAGCCGAGACGGTCGTCGAGTCGTTCGCCTCGCCGCCGCACCGCCAGCGAGTAG
- a CDS encoding DUF1707 domain-containing protein, translating into MSRQSSPRTRARDLDRVRTCGMLDAGYSDGQLDAGEYRARTDAAMTATTLGELDALTADLQIPDHLLETVEPDPVPRRQIPGRLVAVAIAVLAAVATLVALVVTVNHDDDPPTPTETVAAPAPVRAPLPQGEPEPIVIEPIDTTTADGIEKFLRQFRDEFGDLQVDEVTFYPSHVAFTRMFDGQSHRKQGWRFQGGFEPSGAPESRPLDTETIDLADMDVDALGGLIATGADRLAVPNGKVTYIIVEPQLITGEKQIKLYAQNGDKQSGHLTARLDGTVTDVYPPS; encoded by the coding sequence ATGTCCAGGCAGTCGTCACCACGCACCCGCGCACGCGATCTCGATCGGGTCCGCACCTGCGGGATGCTCGACGCCGGCTACAGCGACGGGCAGCTCGACGCGGGCGAGTACCGGGCACGGACCGACGCGGCAATGACCGCGACGACGCTCGGCGAGCTCGACGCCCTCACCGCCGATCTGCAGATCCCCGATCATCTGCTCGAGACGGTGGAACCGGACCCGGTACCGCGCCGGCAGATCCCGGGCCGTCTCGTCGCGGTGGCGATCGCCGTGCTCGCGGCCGTCGCAACCCTGGTGGCCTTGGTGGTCACGGTGAACCACGACGACGATCCGCCGACCCCCACCGAGACAGTGGCCGCGCCCGCACCGGTGCGGGCGCCGCTGCCCCAGGGGGAACCGGAGCCGATCGTGATCGAGCCGATCGACACGACGACCGCGGACGGGATCGAGAAGTTCCTGCGGCAGTTCCGGGACGAGTTCGGTGATCTGCAGGTGGACGAGGTGACGTTCTACCCGTCGCACGTCGCCTTCACCCGCATGTTCGACGGTCAGTCGCACCGCAAGCAGGGCTGGCGGTTCCAGGGCGGCTTCGAACCGTCGGGTGCACCGGAGTCACGGCCCCTCGACACCGAGACGATCGATCTGGCCGACATGGACGTCGATGCGCTGGGTGGGCTGATCGCGACGGGCGCCGACCGGCTCGCCGTGCCGAACGGGAAGGTCACGTACATCATCGTGGAACCGCAGCTGATCACCGGGGAGAAGCAGATCAAGCTCTATGCCCAGAACGGCGACAAACAGTCCGGTCACCTGACCGCCCGCCTCGACGGCACGGTCACCGACGTCTACCCGCCCTCGTGA
- a CDS encoding DUF1707 domain-containing protein: MRARDLDRVRTCELLDAGYSDGQLDAAEYRARTEKALAARTIRQLAALVTDLQVPEHLAAAGSASGSATPEQHRLPRRVLAAIAVAAVAVYAAVLYTNREVAASDTTAAVEPAQAPPGEPEPIVIERLDPVSPAGLREFLRRYEAEFGNLRVDDVIFYPDYALATRALPDRPHREQELVFRGGFSVSGQSGSRDPDAVTVDLADLDVDRLAEVLVAGPDRVGLLSATVEHIFVRPDSTGDVLVSVLFEGRDERTGMIDTRMDGTVVDVHRADR, encoded by the coding sequence ATGCGCGCACGTGACCTCGATCGGGTCCGCACGTGCGAGTTGCTCGACGCCGGTTACAGCGACGGTCAGCTCGATGCGGCCGAGTATCGGGCGCGGACCGAGAAGGCGCTGGCGGCGCGGACGATCCGGCAACTCGCGGCACTCGTCACGGATCTCCAGGTTCCTGAGCATCTCGCCGCTGCGGGGTCTGCATCCGGGTCTGCGACGCCGGAGCAGCACCGTCTCCCCCGACGCGTTCTGGCCGCGATCGCCGTCGCGGCCGTGGCTGTCTACGCGGCGGTCCTGTACACGAACCGTGAGGTCGCGGCGTCCGACACGACGGCCGCGGTGGAACCGGCCCAGGCTCCGCCCGGCGAGCCGGAACCGATCGTGATCGAGCGGCTCGACCCTGTTTCGCCCGCCGGACTCCGCGAGTTCCTGCGCCGGTACGAGGCGGAGTTCGGGAATCTGCGGGTGGACGACGTGATCTTCTACCCGGACTACGCGCTGGCGACCCGAGCGCTCCCGGACCGGCCGCACCGCGAGCAGGAGTTGGTCTTCCGCGGCGGCTTCTCGGTGTCGGGGCAGTCGGGCAGTCGCGACCCGGATGCGGTCACGGTCGACCTCGCGGATCTCGACGTCGACCGGCTCGCCGAGGTACTCGTGGCCGGACCGGACCGGGTCGGTCTCCTGTCGGCAACGGTGGAGCACATCTTCGTGCGCCCGGATTCGACCGGCGATGTGCTGGTCTCTGTGCTGTTCGAGGGCCGGGACGAACGAACGGGAATGATCGACACCCGCATGGACGGCACCGTCGTCGACGTCCACCGGGCCGACCGGTAG
- a CDS encoding PadR family transcriptional regulator has protein sequence MLELAILGLLLESPMHGYELRKRLTGLLGAFRAFSYGSLYPTLRRMQANGLIVEGGNEDGALKRRARRVYELTPAGRKRFSELVADTGPQNYTDDGFGVHLAFFSRTPAEARMRILEGRRRQVEERREGLRDAIGRATGSLDRYTRQLHQLGLESSEREVRWLNELIAAEQSTTAAPEKKEGEPDHG, from the coding sequence TTGCTCGAACTGGCGATTCTCGGGCTGCTCCTCGAGTCACCGATGCACGGGTATGAGCTGCGGAAGCGGCTCACCGGTCTGCTCGGAGCGTTCCGCGCCTTCTCCTACGGCTCGCTGTATCCGACGCTGCGTCGGATGCAGGCGAACGGTCTCATCGTCGAGGGCGGCAACGAGGACGGGGCGCTCAAGCGTCGTGCCCGCCGCGTCTACGAGCTGACCCCCGCAGGGAGGAAGCGTTTCTCCGAGCTGGTGGCCGACACCGGGCCCCAGAACTACACCGACGACGGGTTCGGCGTGCACCTCGCCTTCTTCAGCCGCACCCCCGCCGAAGCGCGGATGCGAATCCTGGAAGGCAGGCGACGGCAGGTCGAGGAGCGCCGGGAGGGGCTGCGCGACGCCATCGGGCGGGCCACCGGGTCACTCGACCGGTACACCCGCCAGCTCCACCAGCTCGGGCTCGAATCGAGCGAACGCGAAGTGCGGTGGCTGAACGAGCTGATCGCCGCCGAACAATCAACGACAGCAGCACCCGAGAAAAAAGAAGGAGAACCCGACCATGGGTGA
- a CDS encoding inositol-3-phosphate synthase: MGDNSTAVRVAIVGVGNCASSLVQGVQYYKDADENSTVPGLMHVKFGQYHVRDVQFVAAFDVDAKKVGFDLSEAINASENNTIKITDVPPLDVPVQRGPTLDGIGKYYAQTIEVSDADPVDVVAALKAAEVDVLVSYLPVGSEEADKFYAQCAIDAGVAFVNALPVFIASDPEWAEKFKAAGVPIVGDDIKSQVGATITHRVMAKLFEDRGVILDRTYQLNVGGNMDFKNMLERERLESKKVSKTQAVTSILEGPLAGKVHDRNVHIGPSDYVEWLDDRKWAYVRLEGRNFGDAPLNLEYKLEVWDSPNSAGIIIDAIRAAKIAKDRGIGGPILPASAYLMKSPPVQMPDDQARAELEAFIIGAE; the protein is encoded by the coding sequence ATGGGTGACAACAGCACCGCGGTGCGCGTAGCCATTGTGGGCGTGGGCAACTGTGCCTCGTCACTGGTCCAGGGCGTGCAGTACTACAAGGACGCGGACGAGAACTCGACCGTTCCCGGTCTGATGCACGTCAAGTTCGGCCAGTACCACGTCCGCGACGTGCAGTTCGTCGCCGCCTTCGACGTCGATGCCAAGAAGGTCGGGTTCGACCTCTCCGAGGCGATCAACGCCAGCGAGAACAACACCATCAAGATCACCGACGTCCCGCCGCTGGACGTGCCGGTGCAGCGTGGCCCGACGCTCGACGGCATCGGCAAGTACTACGCGCAGACCATCGAGGTCTCCGACGCCGACCCCGTCGACGTCGTCGCCGCGCTGAAGGCCGCCGAGGTCGACGTCCTCGTCTCCTACCTGCCGGTGGGTTCCGAGGAGGCCGACAAGTTCTACGCGCAGTGCGCCATCGACGCCGGTGTCGCGTTCGTCAACGCGCTGCCCGTGTTCATCGCATCCGATCCGGAGTGGGCCGAGAAGTTCAAGGCGGCCGGTGTCCCGATCGTCGGCGACGACATCAAGAGCCAGGTCGGCGCCACCATCACGCACCGCGTGATGGCGAAGCTGTTCGAGGATCGCGGCGTCATCCTCGACCGCACGTACCAGCTGAACGTCGGCGGCAACATGGACTTCAAGAACATGCTCGAGCGTGAGCGTCTGGAGTCCAAGAAGGTGTCGAAGACGCAGGCCGTCACGTCGATCCTCGAGGGTCCGCTGGCCGGCAAGGTCCACGACCGCAACGTCCACATCGGCCCGTCCGACTACGTCGAGTGGCTCGACGACCGCAAGTGGGCGTACGTCCGCCTCGAGGGTCGCAACTTCGGTGATGCCCCGCTGAACCTGGAGTACAAGCTCGAGGTGTGGGACTCCCCGAACTCGGCCGGCATCATCATCGACGCCATCCGCGCCGCGAAGATCGCCAAGGACCGCGGCATCGGCGGCCCGATCCTGCCCGCATCGGCGTACCTGATGAAGTCCCCGCCGGTCCAGATGCCGGACGACCAGGCTCGCGCCGAGCTCGAAGCCTTCATCATCGGGGCCGAGTAG
- the abc-f gene encoding ribosomal protection-like ABC-F family protein, with amino-acid sequence MSTSQLSLRSVSKRFGDRLVLDGADLSVPPGAKVGVVGDNGSGKSTLLALLAGHLRADNGDVHVVAPGGIAHAAQSLDLPDDAIVADAVDHVLGDLRALESRIRDLEQRLAEAADGDLGGLLSEYTDATELFESLDGYTVDERVDVGLHVLGMPGLDRSRRLRTLSGGEQARLALAASLASNAELLLLDEPTNDLDDEAVTWLEEHLLAHHGTVVAVTHDRAFLDRLTSVIVEVGDRRIRRYGDGYDGYLVAKAAERRRRQQEYEEWKVELARNTHLVEVGAARLAAIPRKQEKAGFGHGAFRARGREHGAMGRIRGAKQRIEQLTTNTVAPPPDPLRFTPSLTTRGSGESGGPSVLLADVRVGTRLAVPTLAVPRGGRLLVTGRNGAGKTTLLNVIAGEIVPDSGSVVAPERIGYLRQAPRSWPSSATLLQAYGEECPGDPDEVASELLSLGLFRPDDLHRRIADLSFGQRRRLEVALLSTSGADLLLLDEPTNHLAPVLVEELENALDAFDGSVVVVTHDRRMRRRFDGDHLEL; translated from the coding sequence GTGTCCACCTCCCAACTCTCCCTCCGCTCGGTCTCGAAACGCTTCGGCGACCGACTCGTCCTCGACGGCGCGGACCTGTCCGTCCCGCCGGGAGCGAAGGTCGGTGTCGTCGGCGACAACGGATCCGGCAAGTCCACACTGCTCGCGCTGCTGGCCGGACATCTCCGTGCCGACAACGGTGACGTCCACGTCGTCGCCCCGGGCGGGATCGCCCATGCCGCACAGTCCCTGGACCTGCCCGACGATGCGATCGTCGCGGACGCCGTCGACCACGTCCTCGGCGACCTGCGGGCGCTCGAATCCAGGATCCGCGACCTGGAACAACGCCTGGCCGAGGCGGCCGATGGCGACCTCGGCGGCCTTTTGTCCGAATACACCGATGCGACAGAACTTTTCGAGAGCCTGGACGGCTACACCGTCGACGAGCGGGTCGACGTCGGCCTGCACGTCCTCGGGATGCCGGGCCTCGACCGGTCGCGGCGGTTGCGCACGCTCTCCGGTGGCGAACAGGCCCGGCTCGCCCTGGCCGCGAGCCTGGCGTCGAACGCCGAACTGCTCCTGCTCGACGAACCGACGAACGATCTCGACGACGAGGCCGTCACCTGGCTCGAGGAGCATCTGCTCGCACATCACGGCACCGTGGTCGCCGTGACCCACGATCGCGCGTTCCTCGATCGTCTGACCTCGGTGATCGTCGAGGTCGGTGACCGCAGGATCCGACGCTACGGCGACGGCTACGACGGATATCTCGTCGCGAAGGCCGCGGAGCGGCGACGGCGACAGCAGGAGTACGAGGAATGGAAGGTCGAGCTGGCCCGGAACACTCACCTCGTCGAGGTCGGTGCGGCACGGCTCGCCGCGATTCCCCGCAAGCAGGAGAAAGCCGGGTTCGGGCACGGGGCGTTCCGGGCGCGCGGACGTGAACACGGGGCGATGGGCCGGATCCGGGGAGCCAAGCAGAGGATCGAGCAGTTGACGACGAACACCGTTGCACCCCCGCCCGATCCGTTACGGTTCACCCCGTCGCTGACCACTCGGGGCTCCGGGGAATCCGGGGGACCGTCGGTACTGCTGGCCGACGTCCGCGTCGGGACCCGGCTCGCGGTCCCGACACTGGCGGTACCGAGGGGCGGCCGACTGCTGGTGACCGGCCGGAACGGGGCCGGCAAGACCACATTGCTGAATGTGATTGCGGGCGAGATCGTTCCCGACAGTGGGTCCGTGGTGGCACCCGAGCGGATCGGATACCTACGACAGGCACCACGCTCGTGGCCCTCCTCGGCGACGTTGCTGCAGGCGTACGGGGAAGAGTGTCCCGGCGACCCGGACGAGGTGGCGTCGGAACTGCTCTCGCTCGGGCTGTTCCGCCCCGACGATCTGCACCGACGGATCGCGGACCTGTCCTTCGGGCAGCGTCGGCGCCTCGAGGTGGCACTGTTGTCCACCTCCGGCGCCGACCTGCTGCTCCTGGACGAGCCCACGAACCATCTCGCACCGGTGCTCGTCGAGGAACTGGAGAACGCCCTCGACGCGTTCGACGGCTCCGTCGTCGTCGTCACCCACGATCGGCGGATGCGGCGACGTTTCGACGGTGACCACCTGGAACTGTGA
- a CDS encoding M23 family metallopeptidase translates to MPSNSGTRRRSLKAAVVVAVAGTLLAGGAQLGITTASASPQFSRSIGSVHMFGSSSSVVQPVSGVLTSSYGPRWGSHHNGIDIGAGLGTPIHSAAAGTVISAGPASGFGQWVRVQHNDGTITVYGHVDTYIVGVGRHVAAGQQIATVGNRGQSTGPHLHFEVWDPSGRQVDPQTWLQANGVSPTW, encoded by the coding sequence ATCCCGTCGAATTCCGGTACTCGTCGTCGATCCCTGAAGGCGGCAGTGGTCGTCGCCGTCGCCGGAACCCTCCTCGCCGGAGGCGCGCAGCTCGGCATCACCACCGCATCCGCGTCGCCGCAATTCTCCCGAAGCATCGGATCCGTCCACATGTTCGGATCGAGTTCGTCTGTAGTGCAACCAGTTTCCGGAGTCCTGACGTCGAGCTACGGGCCGCGTTGGGGCAGTCATCACAACGGTATCGACATCGGTGCCGGACTCGGCACACCGATCCACTCGGCCGCGGCCGGCACGGTGATCTCGGCCGGCCCGGCCTCCGGGTTCGGGCAGTGGGTCCGCGTGCAGCACAACGACGGCACGATCACGGTGTACGGCCACGTCGACACCTACATCGTCGGTGTCGGCCGGCATGTCGCCGCGGGGCAGCAGATCGCGACGGTCGGCAACCGTGGCCAGTCGACGGGCCCACACCTGCACTTCGAGGTCTGGGATCCCAGCGGCCGGCAGGTCGACCCCCAGACCTGGCTGCAGGCCAACGGCGTCTCCCCGACCTGGTGA
- a CDS encoding SDR family oxidoreductase, protein MGSRTTRRNILVTGASSGLGRGMAREFASRGRNLALAARRTERLEELRDELLAANPGITVAIRELDVDVHDQVFSVFREFDEELGGLDRVIVNAGLGKGQPLGTGYFRANAATAQTNFLGALAQSEAALELFRPRNTGHVVLISSVSAMRGMPRNLTTYAASKAGVAALGEGMRADLAKTGIDVSTIFPGFIRSEINEKVKKVPFIVDTDTGCRALAATIEKEPNKAYVPAWPWAPLSVAMKVLPLSVVSKMS, encoded by the coding sequence GTGGGCAGCCGCACGACGCGCAGGAACATTCTCGTCACCGGCGCCAGCTCGGGACTCGGGCGGGGCATGGCCCGCGAATTCGCCTCGCGGGGACGCAATCTCGCGCTCGCGGCGCGGCGCACCGAACGGCTCGAGGAGCTGCGCGACGAACTGCTCGCCGCGAATCCCGGTATCACGGTCGCGATCCGCGAACTCGACGTCGACGTCCACGACCAGGTGTTCAGCGTGTTCCGGGAGTTCGACGAGGAGTTGGGCGGCCTGGACCGGGTGATCGTCAACGCCGGCCTCGGAAAGGGACAGCCGTTGGGCACCGGATACTTTCGCGCCAACGCGGCGACGGCACAGACGAATTTCCTGGGTGCCCTCGCACAGAGCGAGGCGGCGCTCGAGCTGTTCCGGCCGCGGAACACCGGCCACGTGGTGCTGATCTCGTCGGTGAGCGCGATGCGCGGGATGCCGCGCAATCTCACCACCTACGCGGCGTCCAAGGCCGGGGTGGCGGCGCTCGGCGAGGGTATGCGCGCCGACCTCGCGAAAACCGGTATCGACGTCTCCACCATTTTTCCCGGCTTCATCCGTTCCGAGATCAACGAGAAGGTGAAGAAGGTTCCGTTCATCGTCGACACTGACACCGGCTGTCGTGCCCTGGCTGCGACGATCGAGAAGGAACCGAATAAGGCGTACGTTCCGGCGTGGCCGTGGGCGCCGCTGTCCGTCGCGATGAAGGTGCTGCCACTGTCGGTGGTGTCGAAGATGTCCTGA
- a CDS encoding phosphotransferase family protein, whose product MTAKLPENARTVRDEDAFDVETVAQWLRANGVPEDGIPEVRQFAGGASNLTYLLRYPDRDLVLRRPPAGAKPSSGHDMVREYRIQSLLAPVYPHVPAMVGLCTDPSVLGSDFYVMERVEGTILRSAPPAELGLTPANTRELCLQVIDLLIELHGVDAAASGLDEFGRGTGYVARQVAGWTKRYAAARTDNVPDFAQVMRWLADNQPADIASTVIHGDFRLDNVVLGDDLRPRAVLDWELATVGDPLMDLGSSLAYWVQADDHPMMLATKRQPSDLPGMLTRREIVEYYGERTGLPIDNWRFYEVFGLFRLAVIAQQIYYRFHHGQTTNPAFEHFWIAVGYLDTRCNELIDTEEN is encoded by the coding sequence GTGACCGCGAAGCTGCCGGAGAACGCGCGCACCGTCCGCGACGAGGACGCGTTCGACGTCGAGACCGTCGCGCAGTGGCTCCGCGCGAACGGTGTGCCCGAGGACGGCATTCCCGAGGTCCGACAGTTCGCCGGTGGCGCGTCCAACCTGACCTATCTGCTGCGCTACCCGGACCGCGATCTGGTGCTGCGGCGCCCGCCGGCCGGGGCCAAGCCGTCATCCGGGCACGACATGGTCCGCGAGTACCGCATCCAGTCGCTGCTCGCGCCGGTGTACCCGCACGTGCCGGCGATGGTGGGGTTGTGCACCGATCCGTCGGTGCTGGGCAGCGATTTCTACGTCATGGAACGGGTCGAGGGCACCATCCTGCGGTCCGCTCCCCCGGCCGAACTCGGGCTCACCCCGGCGAACACGCGGGAGCTGTGCCTGCAGGTGATCGACCTGCTGATCGAACTACACGGTGTCGACGCCGCCGCGTCGGGTCTCGACGAGTTCGGCCGCGGCACAGGATATGTCGCCCGGCAGGTCGCGGGTTGGACCAAACGTTACGCCGCCGCCCGCACCGACAACGTCCCAGACTTCGCGCAGGTGATGCGGTGGCTCGCCGACAACCAGCCCGCCGACATCGCGTCGACGGTGATCCACGGCGACTTCCGGCTCGACAACGTCGTCCTCGGTGACGACCTGCGGCCGCGCGCCGTGCTGGACTGGGAACTCGCCACCGTCGGTGATCCGCTCATGGACCTCGGCTCCAGCCTGGCGTACTGGGTGCAGGCCGACGACCATCCGATGATGCTGGCGACCAAGCGGCAGCCGTCGGACCTGCCGGGCATGCTCACGCGCCGCGAGATCGTCGAATACTACGGCGAGCGTACGGGTCTGCCGATCGACAACTGGCGCTTCTACGAGGTGTTCGGGCTGTTCCGGCTGGCGGTGATCGCACAGCAGATCTACTACCGCTTCCACCACGGGCAGACCACCAATCCGGCGTTCGAGCACTTCTGGATCGCCGTGGGCTATCTCGACACTCGCTGCAACGAACTGATCGACACGGAGGAGAACTAG